In Aedes albopictus strain Foshan chromosome 3, AalbF5, whole genome shotgun sequence, the following are encoded in one genomic region:
- the LOC109410537 gene encoding uncharacterized protein LOC109410537, which translates to MKIHLLPCIACLLVLSFVEGRSLRFKRSDIVFRPDQEQTWEERELAMRRGYSQSSAANTGSQTIVGPGGIAQQTAGGSVSSNLANDGSSGQLSAANTQQQSLQSGDRLQSQNSGQSQSANFGKDHQQMSNANTNTNTVQEGGNIRQQTQGGAGSSVVDKFGSQASQAQTTNERYVADGQQGSRSTGSSNSQNIGKDGSGSTANSNTGVETIVLPDGTTITKSFGSSSSFQSSRNVKVGASASGHSNAMQG; encoded by the coding sequence ATGAAGATCCATCTATTGCCTTGCATTGCGTGCCTGCTGGTATTGTCTTTCGTTGAGGGACGATCATTGCGGTTCAAGCGTAGCGATATCGTGTTTCGACCAGATCAAGAACAAACCTGGGAAGAACGTGAGTTGGCCATGCGCCGTGGATACTCTCAGAGCAGCGCTGCCAATACGGGATCGCAGACAATTGTCGGTCCAGGTGGAATCGCTCAGCAAACCGCCGGTGGAAGTGTTTCGTCCAATTTGGCCAACGACGGATCCAGCGGGCAACTGAGTGCTGCTAATACGCAACAGCAGTCATTACAATCTGGGGATAGATTACAGAGCCAAAACAGCGGACAGAGTCAATCGGCAAACTTTGGAAAGGATCATCAGCAAATGTCTAACGCTAACACCAACACCAACACTGTACAGGAAGGCGGAAATATTCGGCAGCAGACACAAGGTGGTGCAGGATCCTCGGTGGTGGACAAATTTGGCAGCCAGGCCAGTCAAGCCCAGACCACCAACGAGCGGTACGTAGCCGACGGTCAGCAGGGCAGCCGATCAACGGGATCCAGTAATTCGCAAAACATCGGGAAGGACGGATCGGGTTCGACAGCGAACAGCAACACCGGAGTGGAAACGATCGTGTTGCCTGACGGCACGACAATTACAAAATCTTTCGGTTCGTCGTCCAGTTTTCAGAGTAGTCGCAACGTGAAGGTTGGTGCTTCGGCGAGTGGCCACTCGAATGCGATGCAAGGTTAG